From a single Mycolicibacterium mengxianglii genomic region:
- a CDS encoding phage major capsid protein, producing the protein MAIETTAANNTLIQTEVANLLVQPLEQESTFLAAGPVILDSSSPLRVPRVANGVTAGFVAEGAQITDGDVAFDEVTLLPSTLKGLKVLVKLTNELIRTSVIGLESVLQTRLVADVAKALDAALWDGTGASNTIKGVLRQTGIATGVLDLADPDSLIDGLALAQGNKVKPTHWVMTAASFAAIRKVKVGTGDRRYVIDPQTIQNGTEFRLLGLPVIITDNIPAASTKKRVGLVDMSKVVVARDLDAQVKILDQTWGDYDSTGIRVVSRWDVGLLQPTAVTLLTEA; encoded by the coding sequence GTGGCCATCGAAACCACCGCTGCTAACAACACACTCATTCAGACCGAAGTCGCCAACCTGCTTGTCCAGCCACTGGAGCAGGAATCGACATTCCTCGCTGCCGGCCCCGTCATCCTCGACTCCTCGAGCCCGCTCCGCGTACCCCGCGTTGCCAATGGCGTCACTGCCGGATTCGTCGCCGAGGGCGCCCAGATCACCGACGGTGACGTGGCGTTCGATGAAGTGACTCTGCTGCCCTCCACCCTCAAGGGCCTCAAGGTGTTGGTGAAGCTGACCAACGAACTGATCCGTACCTCCGTCATCGGCCTCGAATCGGTGTTGCAGACCCGTCTAGTGGCCGACGTCGCCAAGGCACTGGACGCGGCACTGTGGGACGGCACCGGCGCATCGAACACCATCAAGGGCGTTCTTCGGCAGACCGGTATCGCCACCGGCGTCCTGGATCTGGCCGACCCCGATTCACTGATCGACGGCCTGGCGCTCGCGCAGGGCAACAAGGTGAAGCCGACCCACTGGGTGATGACCGCAGCCAGCTTCGCCGCGATCAGAAAAGTCAAAGTCGGGACCGGCGATCGTCGTTACGTCATCGACCCGCAGACGATCCAGAATGGCACCGAGTTCCGTCTCCTGGGCCTGCCGGTCATCATCACCGACAACATCCCCGCCGCCTCGACGAAGAAGCGCGTCGGCCTGGTGGACATGTCCAAGGTGGTCGTGGCCCGCGACCTCGACGCTCAGGTCAAGATTCTGGATCAGACCTGGGGTGACTACGACTCCACCGGCATCCGTGTCGTGTCCCGCTGGGACGTCGGCCTGCTGCAGCCCACCGCTGTCA